A genomic segment from Tuwongella immobilis encodes:
- a CDS encoding protein kinase domain-containing protein, which translates to MSSTFSCPDDLLLRAWRLGTVPVPARQALDLHLSSCPACRARLGQLLSRSIPTTVVDARTTPTVEVRVQVLASPQLASPVFPAEPATWELHPTEPPTQLGRYQVGKLIATGGFGLIYQAYDPQLCRMVAAKIPRYAGAEFARKKWQQDFLAEAQRLASIHHPYICPIYDIGLQDDLIYVIMPLFRGASLAQVLESDTRLPLSSILQIFIHLLEALQAVHRLNLIHRDLKPANIVFDEQRRPCLTDFGLACQTTIATANPVNPSSGVGTPAYMAPEQRNPRIGPVSVRTDLYSLARIIVDLLDHSVGKCSQEGYRSTLVLPSQIPPGLDWILQKALNPAIEQRFASAEELLQAVQGWMLSCGMGYSQPSAEAVTRTFSSQVETVPDLRLQNPSSTAVHQPIVTDPKPNPENVLQPSRVRIPFFKSLVIGSLMLTVLVICVMWLTTSHEKSRLSVAGKSGAESELGRNIPKNWEVLLLRDHGVTSHPLELDAPGALPARAGDRLYWRLQAQTPLYWYVVWIGRQQSVVPLFPWRDQKWDATVEIPSIYGPSSLEAHQGWPLPTHLGSHGTLVVWGQKTPRLNGRTVPLELHKIQELQQLIDEEYLTNQQGFRFEFCRNARTQQLIRLDQILAPVHPTPARPASESAWHRSLLEQIGPSAEWLGAITLPIANAPRLPNPPLRESR; encoded by the coding sequence TTGAGCAGCACATTCTCTTGCCCAGACGATTTGCTGTTACGCGCTTGGCGACTCGGAACGGTCCCCGTTCCAGCCCGACAAGCGCTGGATTTGCACTTATCCAGTTGCCCGGCCTGTCGCGCGCGCCTCGGTCAATTGCTCAGCCGTTCGATTCCCACGACCGTGGTGGACGCACGCACCACACCCACGGTGGAAGTCCGTGTGCAAGTCTTGGCATCGCCTCAACTTGCGTCGCCGGTGTTTCCAGCCGAACCTGCGACCTGGGAATTGCATCCGACCGAACCGCCCACACAATTAGGGCGCTATCAAGTTGGAAAGTTAATTGCCACCGGTGGATTTGGGTTAATCTACCAAGCATACGATCCTCAGCTTTGCCGGATGGTCGCCGCCAAGATCCCGCGTTATGCGGGGGCGGAATTTGCTCGCAAGAAATGGCAGCAGGATTTTCTCGCCGAAGCGCAACGGCTTGCCAGCATTCACCATCCGTACATTTGCCCCATTTACGATATCGGTCTCCAAGATGATCTGATCTATGTGATTATGCCGTTGTTCCGCGGCGCATCGCTGGCTCAAGTCCTCGAATCCGATACCCGATTGCCGCTATCATCGATCCTTCAGATATTTATTCATTTGCTTGAGGCATTGCAAGCGGTTCATCGTCTGAATCTCATCCATCGCGATCTGAAACCAGCGAATATCGTCTTCGATGAACAACGTCGCCCATGTTTGACGGATTTCGGCTTGGCATGTCAAACGACAATCGCAACTGCCAATCCGGTCAATCCTTCCAGCGGAGTCGGTACTCCGGCGTATATGGCTCCGGAGCAGCGGAACCCCCGAATCGGCCCGGTGTCCGTCCGCACGGATTTGTACAGCTTAGCCCGGATTATTGTCGATTTGTTAGATCATTCCGTTGGCAAATGCTCGCAAGAAGGCTATCGTTCGACACTCGTGTTGCCATCTCAGATTCCACCGGGATTGGACTGGATTCTTCAGAAAGCGCTGAATCCGGCAATCGAACAACGATTTGCAAGCGCTGAAGAATTGCTGCAAGCGGTCCAAGGTTGGATGCTCTCGTGTGGCATGGGCTATTCGCAGCCATCCGCTGAAGCTGTGACTCGCACCTTTTCAAGCCAAGTGGAGACGGTTCCCGATCTGCGATTGCAAAATCCCTCTTCCACAGCGGTTCACCAGCCGATCGTTACGGATCCGAAACCCAATCCTGAGAATGTGTTACAGCCATCTCGGGTGCGGATTCCTTTTTTCAAGAGTCTGGTGATTGGCTCGTTGATGCTGACGGTGCTGGTGATCTGTGTCATGTGGTTGACCACTTCGCATGAGAAGTCGCGGTTGTCGGTTGCGGGGAAATCGGGGGCTGAGTCGGAGCTGGGGCGTAACATTCCCAAGAATTGGGAAGTTCTGCTCTTGCGCGATCACGGGGTGACCTCCCATCCATTGGAACTGGATGCGCCGGGAGCATTGCCCGCGCGGGCCGGAGATCGATTATATTGGCGATTGCAAGCGCAGACACCGCTATATTGGTATGTGGTTTGGATTGGTCGGCAGCAGAGTGTTGTGCCGTTGTTCCCGTGGCGGGACCAGAAATGGGACGCAACCGTTGAAATACCAAGCATTTATGGTCCAAGTTCGCTCGAGGCCCATCAGGGGTGGCCGTTGCCGACGCATTTGGGGTCGCATGGCACGCTGGTGGTCTGGGGACAGAAGACCCCGCGGCTGAATGGTCGGACTGTGCCGCTCGAACTGCACAAGATCCAAGAATTGCAACAATTGATCGATGAAGAGTATCTGACGAATCAACAAGGATTCCGATTTGAGTTTTGCCGCAATGCTCGGACGCAGCAATTGATTCGATTGGACCAGATTCTTGCGCCGGTACATCCGACGCCCGCTCGTCCCGCATCGGAATCCGCGTGGCATCGATCGCTACTCGAACAGATTGGGCCGTCGGCGGAATGGTTGGGGGCGATTACCCTGCCGATTGCGAACGCGCCTCGCCTGCCGAATCCCCCATTGCGCGAATCGCGTTGA
- a CDS encoding peroxiredoxin-like family protein, producing the protein MPCQAHLVEVCDALAEFEQTNTGIVVVCMSGAKNLQAYLGMRSWPVPVFGDPERKAYSAMGLQRTNWGKFFLPSVLWRYLRLMWSGWKVKKPFEGEDLLQLGGDFLIDQNRILRWSASSPDPTERPSIETLLNAIRAMGDSAGEARSQSAG; encoded by the coding sequence ATGCCCTGTCAAGCACACCTGGTCGAGGTGTGCGATGCACTGGCCGAGTTCGAGCAAACCAACACGGGCATTGTGGTGGTCTGCATGAGCGGGGCCAAAAATCTCCAAGCTTACCTTGGCATGCGATCGTGGCCCGTGCCCGTCTTCGGCGATCCGGAGCGCAAAGCCTATTCTGCCATGGGGTTACAACGCACGAACTGGGGAAAATTTTTCCTCCCAAGTGTGTTATGGCGGTATCTTCGTTTGATGTGGAGCGGCTGGAAGGTCAAGAAACCATTTGAAGGCGAGGATTTACTGCAACTCGGCGGCGATTTTCTGATCGATCAAAACCGCATCCTCCGCTGGTCGGCCTCATCGCCCGATCCGACGGAGCGGCCCAGCATCGAAACGCTGCTCAACGCGATTCGCGCAATGGGGGATTCGGCAGGCGAGGCGCGTTCGCAATCGGCAGGGTAA
- a CDS encoding thioredoxin domain-containing protein, with the protein MPRPPQPGDLIPDFALMQPDGSLRRLSQCVENRTATLLIFLRHLA; encoded by the coding sequence GTGCCCCGCCCCCCGCAACCCGGCGATTTGATCCCCGATTTCGCCCTGATGCAGCCAGATGGCAGCCTGCGGCGATTGTCCCAATGTGTGGAGAATCGCACGGCAACGCTATTAATCTTCCTGCGTCATCTGGCCTGA
- a CDS encoding TIGR03790 family protein, producing the protein MRGIVPIVLGMSLLVGINPVHALEPDEILVLSNRNVPASQQLAMHYLQARNVPAANHLPLDVPTVEDVSLAQYQSNLVAPIRAKLKDLPKIRCLLLMYGLPLRVGATPIDAATQTQVAMLQRDLDQVRNQLEAAKKANEMATVADLQKKEQQYRQQIGQLSMRESVASVDSELMLVHWDQYPRNRWVINPLYWQLPVSEQTKAKPILMTCRLDGPTVEIVRRCIDQAIAVERTGLAGKVYVDARGIRYDAKSDTGGGYGGYDESMREMAALLKSTGKLDVILNDKPELFTPESCPECALYCGWYSHAQFIDSNRFVPGAIAWHLASSEAVSLKRVGAKYWCKNLLEKGAIATLGPVAEPYTIGFPKPAEFFGMLATGKVCLVEAYARTTLLTSWMGVLVGDPLYRPFAKNPIVEESAVKASPVGGQPLTPRRR; encoded by the coding sequence ATGCGCGGCATTGTGCCAATTGTTCTTGGAATGAGTCTCCTTGTCGGAATAAACCCCGTGCATGCGTTGGAGCCGGACGAAATCCTGGTTCTCAGCAATCGGAATGTCCCGGCCAGTCAACAACTTGCGATGCATTATCTTCAGGCCCGCAACGTGCCAGCGGCCAATCATTTGCCGTTGGATGTGCCGACGGTTGAGGATGTATCGTTGGCACAGTATCAGAGCAATCTGGTAGCGCCGATTCGGGCCAAGCTCAAGGACTTACCCAAAATTCGTTGTCTGCTGCTGATGTACGGGCTGCCGTTGCGGGTGGGGGCGACGCCGATTGATGCTGCGACTCAGACGCAAGTGGCGATGCTGCAACGGGATCTGGATCAAGTCCGCAACCAGCTCGAAGCGGCGAAGAAGGCCAATGAGATGGCGACGGTCGCGGATCTTCAGAAGAAAGAACAACAGTATCGGCAGCAGATTGGTCAGCTTTCGATGCGGGAATCGGTGGCATCGGTCGATTCGGAACTGATGCTCGTGCATTGGGATCAATATCCTCGCAATCGTTGGGTCATCAATCCGTTGTACTGGCAATTGCCGGTATCGGAGCAGACGAAGGCGAAGCCGATTTTGATGACGTGTCGGTTGGATGGTCCTACGGTTGAGATTGTCCGACGGTGTATCGATCAGGCGATTGCGGTGGAGCGGACGGGGCTTGCCGGCAAGGTCTATGTCGATGCTCGGGGGATTCGCTATGACGCAAAGTCTGATACCGGAGGCGGTTATGGCGGATATGATGAATCGATGCGGGAAATGGCGGCGCTGCTGAAATCGACTGGAAAATTAGATGTGATCTTGAATGACAAGCCCGAATTGTTCACGCCGGAATCGTGTCCTGAATGTGCGCTGTACTGCGGCTGGTATTCGCACGCGCAATTTATTGACAGCAATCGATTTGTTCCGGGGGCAATTGCCTGGCATCTGGCCAGCTCGGAAGCGGTTTCCCTGAAACGAGTTGGGGCAAAGTATTGGTGCAAAAATCTGCTGGAAAAGGGAGCGATTGCCACGCTCGGGCCAGTCGCGGAGCCGTACACGATTGGTTTCCCCAAGCCGGCGGAGTTTTTTGGGATGTTGGCCACCGGAAAGGTTTGCCTGGTCGAAGCTTACGCACGCACGACGTTGTTGACCAGTTGGATGGGTGTGCTGGTGGGCGATCCGTTGTATCGGCCGTTTGCGAAAAATCCGATCGTCGAAGAGTCAGCGGTGAAAGCGAGTCCAGTTGGTGGCCAACCACTGACACCGCGGCGACGCTAA
- a CDS encoding CDP-alcohol phosphatidyltransferase family protein, producing MNIPATNPDPGIWTGPNILTLSRLFWAIVLFVCIAYEWWFAGLIVFGIAALSDWLDGVWARRANLVSSFGRNMDPLIDKVLICGAFIYLIPIPDAQIAPWMVAVVVGRELLITGIRGIVEQAGIAFGADRYGKWKMILQCVMLIVFLSVQTFRLEWGWSEIGGTLHQWLYIPLVWATIGMTLFSGLQYLWKATVLLSRPKVNS from the coding sequence ATGAACATCCCCGCGACAAACCCCGATCCGGGAATCTGGACTGGCCCAAATATCCTGACGCTCAGCCGGCTATTTTGGGCCATTGTTCTGTTCGTTTGCATTGCCTACGAATGGTGGTTTGCCGGGCTGATTGTCTTCGGAATCGCCGCCCTATCCGATTGGCTGGACGGAGTTTGGGCGCGGCGTGCCAATCTCGTCAGTAGCTTTGGCCGCAACATGGATCCGCTCATCGATAAGGTGCTGATCTGCGGCGCGTTCATCTACCTCATCCCCATCCCCGATGCCCAAATCGCCCCCTGGATGGTGGCGGTGGTGGTGGGCCGAGAACTGCTCATCACCGGCATCCGCGGCATCGTCGAACAAGCCGGAATCGCTTTCGGGGCCGACCGTTACGGCAAATGGAAGATGATTCTGCAATGCGTCATGCTGATCGTCTTTCTCAGCGTGCAAACCTTCCGCCTGGAATGGGGCTGGTCCGAGATCGGCGGCACGCTCCATCAATGGCTGTACATTCCATTGGTGTGGGCCACCATTGGCATGACACTCTTTAGCGGCTTGCAATATTTGTGGAAGGCCACCGTCTTGCTCAGCCGCCCGAAAGTCAATTCATGA
- the rimO gene encoding 30S ribosomal protein S12 methylthiotransferase RimO, translating to MAEKTFAFVSLGCPKNLVDSERMLGKLAQGGYAPQSNADGADVVVINTCGFIEPARQESLSVIREMLDLKKQGRIGSVVVAGCLAEREKDMLLQQVPEVDQIVGVFGREDIAEVVDRAVAQQREQRSLFRPAPIRALEDTARLRVTPRHYAYLKISEGCDRLCTFCAIPKMRGKHVTKPMEEVIREANELAADGVRELIIVAQDTTYYGKDLYGEVRLPELLRQLDQVPNIEWIRLLYAYPEHISDELLDTWAGSQKIIPYLDMPLQHINDRMLKRMQRRVTKASTVDLLGRLRDKVPELAMRTTFIVGFPGETEADVEELAEFLKASAFERAGVFTYSREEGTPAIKLDGHLPEDEKQARRERLMAVQQEVAFAWSEKQVGREIPVIIDGPDPEVPNHWLARSIADAPDIDGLVRVKGKKLSPGDFVKLKVTAADGYDLAGRSIGQPW from the coding sequence ATGGCAGAAAAGACCTTCGCGTTTGTCTCGCTGGGTTGTCCCAAGAATTTGGTCGACTCCGAACGCATGCTCGGAAAACTCGCCCAAGGCGGATACGCCCCCCAATCCAACGCGGATGGCGCAGATGTCGTCGTCATCAACACATGCGGTTTCATTGAACCCGCCCGGCAAGAATCGTTGTCGGTCATCCGCGAAATGCTCGACCTGAAAAAACAGGGCCGAATCGGCTCGGTCGTCGTCGCTGGCTGCTTGGCCGAACGCGAAAAAGACATGCTCCTGCAGCAAGTCCCCGAAGTCGATCAAATCGTCGGCGTCTTCGGCCGCGAAGACATTGCCGAGGTGGTGGACCGCGCCGTCGCCCAACAACGCGAACAACGCAGCCTCTTCCGCCCCGCCCCGATTCGCGCACTGGAAGACACTGCCCGACTGCGAGTCACCCCCCGCCACTACGCCTATCTGAAGATCAGCGAAGGGTGCGACCGACTCTGCACATTTTGCGCCATCCCCAAGATGCGCGGCAAACACGTCACCAAGCCCATGGAAGAAGTCATCCGCGAAGCCAACGAACTGGCCGCCGATGGCGTGCGCGAACTCATCATCGTCGCCCAAGACACAACCTATTACGGGAAAGATCTTTACGGCGAAGTGCGGCTCCCCGAACTACTCCGCCAACTCGATCAAGTGCCGAATATCGAATGGATTCGCCTGCTATATGCCTATCCTGAGCATATTAGTGACGAATTGCTCGATACCTGGGCCGGCTCCCAGAAAATCATCCCATACTTGGATATGCCGCTTCAGCATATCAACGATCGCATGCTCAAGCGCATGCAACGCCGCGTCACCAAAGCGTCCACCGTCGATCTGTTGGGCCGATTGCGCGACAAAGTGCCGGAACTGGCGATGCGCACGACGTTTATCGTCGGCTTCCCCGGCGAAACCGAGGCCGATGTCGAAGAACTCGCCGAGTTCCTCAAAGCATCCGCCTTCGAGCGTGCCGGCGTCTTCACCTACTCCCGCGAGGAAGGCACCCCCGCCATCAAACTCGATGGCCACCTGCCCGAAGACGAAAAACAGGCCCGCCGCGAACGACTCATGGCCGTTCAGCAAGAAGTCGCCTTCGCCTGGAGCGAAAAGCAAGTCGGCCGCGAAATCCCGGTCATCATCGATGGCCCCGATCCCGAAGTGCCCAACCATTGGCTGGCCCGCAGCATCGCCGATGCCCCCGACATCGACGGTCTGGTCCGCGTCAAAGGCAAGAAACTATCCCCCGGCGACTTCGTGAAGCTCAAAGTCACCGCCGCCGACGGCTACGACTTGGCCGGACGATCCATCGGACAGCCCTGGTAA